A genomic segment from Prosthecobacter sp. encodes:
- a CDS encoding ABC transporter ATP-binding protein has translation MSQEAAPLAAHDVHRTYHLAGHDLPVLRGVNVEVAAGEKVFLCGQSGAGKTTLLYVLGGLEQPTSGDVLVHGRSLYQAAAAERARTRNKVMGFVFQHYFLLPELTALENVVLPSMIGGKKAEARARELLDKVGLSERLQHLPTELSGGEQQRVAIARALINNPGIIYADEPTGNLDATTGSGVIDMLMQVVDEAKKTLIVVTHDQTLAKRGDRRLILKEGRLEEG, from the coding sequence ATGAGCCAGGAAGCCGCCCCACTCGCCGCACACGATGTGCACCGCACCTATCACCTCGCTGGTCATGACCTGCCGGTGCTGCGTGGCGTGAATGTGGAAGTTGCCGCAGGCGAGAAGGTCTTCCTCTGCGGCCAGTCCGGTGCTGGAAAAACAACCCTGCTCTACGTCCTCGGCGGCCTGGAGCAGCCCACCTCCGGCGATGTGCTCGTGCATGGCCGTTCGCTTTATCAAGCCGCCGCCGCCGAACGTGCCCGCACACGCAACAAGGTCATGGGCTTCGTTTTTCAGCATTACTTTCTGCTGCCGGAGCTCACGGCTCTCGAAAATGTCGTTCTGCCCTCCATGATTGGCGGCAAAAAAGCCGAGGCGCGTGCCCGCGAGTTGCTGGACAAGGTAGGCCTCAGCGAACGCCTGCAGCATCTTCCCACCGAGCTTTCCGGCGGCGAGCAGCAGCGTGTGGCCATCGCCCGGGCGCTCATCAACAACCCCGGCATCATCTACGCCGACGAACCCACGGGTAACCTCGACGCCACCACCGGCTCCGGCGTCATCGACATGCTCATGCAGGTCGTCGATGAGGCGAAAAAAACCCTCATTGTCGTCACACACGATCAAACACTGGCGAAACGCGGTGACCGTCGTCTCATTCTCAAAGAAGGCCGGCTGGAGGAAGGATGA
- the menA gene encoding 1,4-dihydroxy-2-naphthoate octaprenyltransferase: protein MASLFDWIAAARPKTLGAAIAPVAVGCALAEKIGGKLDWWLAACTLGSCGALQIATNFFNDALDSIKGADTQARIGPRRITAAGRADAGTVKIAAWLMLMVATLLAVPLFEARGWPILIIGIPSLYFCFGYTGGPVPLAYRGLGELFVILFFGFVAVTGTAFVQTGEWYEAAVVAGFQIGCLSTVLIAINNLRDVNEDRQTNKKTLAVRLGVGFARAEIVLLIVAAHTAGIFWFTQGWERAFTLPLATLPIGLYVAWRAIAEPPNPGHNRLLALSGMQLLAFAALLCWGIVKAKDVMP, encoded by the coding sequence ATGGCCTCACTCTTCGACTGGATCGCCGCCGCACGCCCGAAAACGCTCGGGGCGGCCATCGCGCCCGTCGCCGTCGGTTGTGCGCTGGCTGAGAAGATTGGCGGAAAGCTGGATTGGTGGCTGGCGGCTTGCACGCTGGGGAGTTGCGGGGCACTGCAGATCGCGACGAACTTTTTCAATGACGCGCTGGATTCGATCAAAGGAGCCGACACGCAGGCGCGAATCGGCCCGAGACGCATCACGGCGGCGGGACGTGCGGATGCAGGCACGGTGAAAATCGCGGCGTGGCTGATGCTGATGGTGGCGACGCTGCTGGCCGTGCCGCTGTTTGAAGCACGCGGCTGGCCGATTCTGATCATCGGCATTCCATCGTTGTATTTTTGCTTTGGTTACACGGGCGGACCGGTACCGCTGGCGTATCGCGGGCTGGGAGAGCTGTTTGTGATCCTGTTTTTCGGCTTCGTGGCGGTGACGGGCACGGCCTTCGTGCAGACGGGCGAATGGTATGAAGCAGCCGTGGTCGCAGGCTTTCAAATTGGCTGCCTGAGCACCGTCTTGATCGCCATCAACAACCTACGCGATGTGAATGAGGACCGGCAGACGAACAAAAAAACGCTGGCGGTGCGGCTGGGTGTGGGATTTGCGAGGGCGGAGATCGTGCTGCTGATCGTCGCGGCGCATACGGCGGGGATTTTCTGGTTCACACAGGGCTGGGAGCGTGCCTTCACGCTGCCGCTGGCGACACTGCCGATTGGTTTGTATGTGGCCTGGCGTGCGATCGCAGAACCGCCAAACCCGGGCCACAACCGGCTGCTGGCGCTGAGCGGCATGCAATTGCTCGCGTTTGCAGCGCTGCTCTGCTGGGGCATCGTGAAAGCAAAGGATGTGATGCCGTAA
- a CDS encoding AMP-binding protein: protein METSLILKPEFWSDGGVWVAQPEDCEEGSTLADFASHQLQAKDWCFFQTSGSEGIRKWVGLTKESMLISARAVSAHFDITERDHWLLALPIHHVGGFGVLARSFVSGSRVTKLEGKWDAAEFARRCKEVEATLASLVPTQVFDLVAAKLSAPESIRVVMVGGGAMSRDVELAALKLGWPVRRTYGMTETASQVASQTTEDGEMEVLPIWELSTDDAGVLTVRGEALAKGYAVLEAEQWCWEPISAETGLRTRDRVHLWQDDARQFLRFVDRETNTVKILGELVALGPIQERVEVLRLEMGLHADDAAVCDVPDARKEARLVLVVSGMSGSDAGRLQKGLNETLRPFERVEDVRRVDLIPRSDLGKPLLEELRRQL, encoded by the coding sequence ATGGAGACGTCTTTGATTCTCAAACCGGAGTTTTGGAGTGATGGAGGCGTGTGGGTCGCTCAACCAGAGGACTGCGAGGAGGGCAGCACGCTGGCAGACTTCGCATCTCACCAGTTGCAGGCAAAAGACTGGTGCTTCTTCCAAACAAGCGGCTCGGAGGGCATACGCAAGTGGGTGGGACTGACGAAGGAGTCAATGCTCATCTCTGCCCGGGCGGTAAGTGCGCATTTTGACATCACGGAGCGTGATCACTGGTTGCTGGCACTGCCCATTCATCATGTGGGCGGCTTTGGCGTGCTGGCACGCTCGTTTGTGAGCGGGAGCCGGGTGACGAAGCTGGAGGGGAAATGGGATGCGGCTGAGTTTGCACGGCGATGCAAGGAGGTGGAAGCGACTTTGGCTTCACTGGTGCCAACGCAGGTGTTTGATCTGGTGGCGGCGAAGTTGAGCGCGCCGGAGTCGATACGCGTGGTGATGGTTGGTGGCGGGGCAATGAGCCGTGACGTGGAACTGGCGGCGTTGAAACTCGGCTGGCCGGTACGCCGGACGTATGGGATGACGGAAACTGCCTCACAGGTGGCGTCGCAGACGACGGAAGACGGCGAAATGGAGGTGCTGCCGATTTGGGAATTGAGCACGGATGATGCAGGCGTGCTTACGGTGCGCGGCGAGGCGCTGGCGAAGGGCTATGCGGTGCTGGAGGCTGAACAATGGTGCTGGGAGCCAATTTCAGCGGAAACCGGCCTGCGCACGCGGGATCGCGTGCATTTGTGGCAGGACGACGCGCGGCAATTTTTGCGCTTTGTGGACCGTGAGACGAACACGGTGAAGATTTTGGGCGAGTTGGTGGCCCTGGGGCCGATTCAGGAGCGGGTCGAGGTGCTGCGGCTCGAAATGGGGCTGCACGCGGACGATGCAGCGGTCTGTGACGTGCCAGATGCGCGCAAGGAGGCACGGCTGGTGCTTGTGGTGAGCGGCATGAGCGGAAGCGACGCCGGACGGCTGCAAAAAGGCCTCAACGAGACGTTGAGGCCGTTTGAGCGTGTGGAGGATGTGCGCCGGGTGGATTTGATTCCCCGCAGTGATCTGGGCAAACCGCTGCTGGAGGAACTGCGGCGTCAGCTTTGA
- a CDS encoding phosphoribosylaminoimidazolesuccinocarboxamide synthase, giving the protein MSHPAPAPTHLDLSKLGEPVYRGSVQNLYAVPDHPGFVVCETTPAGSVFDVGSIFNIEGNDLNRAIFRHAMYSRLGKPETWQRVKAAIEKAPMDESWRKELLSGPMETMLERGAHTHHLGMVDGKTGEIVCEGMPVNPSCYNVVRRFPVMHPPQRNLLGTHVFDYAQFHQSATYVVPLEYIVRFGVTSGSSILKKYQSLSDSAKRGYEQELGLSKPMGVWEMLERPIYDLTSKYEPEDRAVSKQEALMMSGLSSEDFLHTVKLAILGGWAVRELLESAGLLLWDLKWEFAVDREELLFVDTIDADSFRGTTFLDVEGRKLVIHYNKQAMRDYYRLVHPDWYAGINEAKAQAQKIGTPFKQVLKAGQVEGKWPQTPVVDAAFLDLQARKTALIRQHVASERDAAAIRADLQATSEAEVEFYRGRGLLTALLQANAVG; this is encoded by the coding sequence ATGTCCCACCCTGCCCCAGCGCCCACGCACCTTGATCTCTCAAAACTCGGCGAGCCTGTCTATCGCGGCTCCGTGCAGAATCTTTACGCCGTGCCAGATCATCCGGGCTTCGTGGTCTGCGAAACAACGCCTGCGGGCTCCGTGTTCGATGTGGGCTCGATCTTCAACATCGAGGGCAATGATCTGAACCGCGCCATCTTCCGCCACGCGATGTATTCGCGTCTCGGCAAGCCGGAGACGTGGCAGCGGGTGAAGGCGGCGATTGAAAAGGCCCCCATGGACGAATCGTGGCGCAAGGAACTGCTCAGTGGCCCGATGGAGACGATGCTGGAGCGCGGCGCGCACACACATCATCTCGGCATGGTGGATGGGAAGACGGGCGAGATCGTGTGCGAGGGCATGCCGGTGAATCCGAGCTGTTACAACGTCGTGCGCCGCTTCCCCGTGATGCATCCGCCGCAGCGCAATCTGCTGGGCACGCATGTGTTTGATTACGCGCAGTTTCACCAGAGCGCGACGTATGTGGTGCCGCTGGAATACATCGTGCGCTTCGGCGTGACGAGCGGCTCGTCCATTTTGAAAAAGTATCAGAGCCTCAGCGACTCTGCGAAGCGCGGCTACGAGCAGGAACTCGGCCTCTCGAAGCCGATGGGCGTGTGGGAGATGCTGGAGCGGCCGATTTACGACCTGACGAGCAAGTACGAGCCGGAAGACCGTGCCGTGAGCAAGCAGGAGGCGCTCATGATGTCCGGCCTGAGCAGCGAGGATTTCCTGCACACGGTCAAACTGGCCATCCTCGGCGGCTGGGCCGTGCGCGAGCTGCTGGAGAGCGCGGGGCTGCTGCTGTGGGATCTGAAGTGGGAATTTGCCGTGGATCGCGAGGAACTGCTGTTTGTGGATACCATCGACGCCGATTCCTTCCGTGGCACCACCTTCCTTGATGTGGAAGGCCGTAAGCTGGTGATTCACTACAACAAGCAGGCGATGCGCGACTATTACCGCCTCGTGCATCCCGACTGGTATGCGGGGATCAACGAAGCGAAGGCACAGGCTCAGAAGATCGGCACGCCGTTCAAGCAAGTGCTCAAGGCCGGCCAGGTCGAAGGCAAGTGGCCACAAACGCCGGTGGTGGACGCCGCCTTCCTCGATTTGCAGGCCCGCAAGACCGCGCTGATTCGCCAACACGTCGCGTCAGAACGCGATGCGGCGGCCATCCGCGCCGATTTGCAGGCCACAAGCGAGGCGGAGGTCGAATTCTACCGGGGCAGGGGACTGCTGACGGCGCTTTTGCAGGCAAACGCAGTGGGGTGA
- a CDS encoding GtrA family protein yields the protein MIPSLTDTRRFFRENDWRTILARMNARDTHPLIQFMKYGICGVGSLIVGQSIWLSLSVWVWPALDPDLPKEVRALHSTYNNLISFFFGNIFAYVTNSLWVFTPGRHHRVLEFFYFTLVSTLGFVIGLAVGPMLIQMYGIHTLLAQLLMITSSVMVNYVCRKFFVFKG from the coding sequence ATGATCCCCAGCCTGACTGACACGCGACGCTTCTTCCGAGAAAACGACTGGCGCACCATCCTTGCGCGCATGAATGCGCGGGACACGCACCCGTTGATCCAGTTCATGAAGTACGGCATCTGCGGCGTCGGTTCTCTGATCGTAGGACAGAGCATCTGGCTGTCGCTGTCCGTGTGGGTGTGGCCGGCATTGGACCCGGACCTGCCCAAGGAAGTGCGCGCGCTTCACAGCACCTACAACAACCTGATCTCCTTCTTTTTTGGAAACATTTTTGCCTATGTCACGAATTCACTGTGGGTCTTCACACCAGGGCGGCATCACCGGGTGTTGGAGTTTTTCTACTTCACACTCGTCAGCACTCTGGGGTTTGTGATCGGCCTGGCTGTCGGCCCCATGCTCATCCAGATGTATGGCATTCACACTCTGCTGGCACAGCTCCTGATGATCACTTCCTCGGTGATGGTGAACTATGTCTGCCGGAAATTCTTCGTTTTCAAAGGCTGA
- a CDS encoding glycine zipper domain-containing protein — translation MKHILISILTAVTLSSCENMGPSTQKGAVIGGLGGAAVGGIIGSQSGRGLEGALIGGAVGAAGGAAIGNSKDRQRRYY, via the coding sequence ATGAAACACATCCTCATCTCCATTCTCACCGCCGTCACATTGTCCTCCTGTGAAAACATGGGCCCATCCACTCAAAAGGGCGCCGTCATCGGCGGTCTCGGTGGCGCAGCCGTCGGCGGCATCATTGGCAGCCAAAGCGGCCGCGGACTCGAAGGTGCCCTGATCGGCGGTGCCGTCGGTGCGGCCGGTGGCGCGGCCATCGGCAATTCCAAAGATCGCCAGCGTCGTTACTATTGA
- the hemB gene encoding porphobilinogen synthase, whose amino-acid sequence MNLSIRPRRNRQSASIRDLVRETELTPGHLIYPLFLQEGKENTPIASMPGCTRWSIEGLVKEAGEAHALGVPAVVLFPRIPDELKTRGAEACHADDGLVPRAIRALNAAHPTLTVITDVALDPYNSDGHDGLVTDDGRILNDETVAVLCQQALCHARAGADIVAPSDMMDGRVAAIRSALDAAGFQAVSIMSYTAKYASAYYGPFRGALDSAPKAGDKKTYQMDPANVREALREAALDEAEGADILMVKPAGPYLDIIAKLRAATMLPIAAYQVSGEYLMIKAGAAGGWIDETKIVNESLIGIRRAGADMILTYFAKQWAAGWK is encoded by the coding sequence ATGAACCTGTCCATCCGCCCTCGCCGAAACCGCCAGTCTGCATCCATCCGTGATCTTGTGCGCGAGACGGAGCTGACGCCGGGGCATTTGATCTATCCGTTGTTCCTTCAGGAGGGGAAGGAGAACACGCCCATCGCTTCGATGCCGGGCTGCACGCGCTGGAGCATTGAGGGATTGGTGAAAGAGGCGGGCGAGGCGCATGCGCTCGGTGTGCCTGCGGTGGTATTGTTCCCGCGCATTCCTGACGAACTCAAAACACGGGGCGCGGAGGCGTGCCATGCGGATGACGGGCTGGTGCCGCGTGCAATTCGTGCTTTGAACGCGGCGCATCCCACCCTGACGGTGATCACCGATGTGGCGCTTGATCCTTACAACAGCGACGGTCATGACGGCCTCGTGACGGATGACGGACGCATCCTGAATGACGAAACCGTGGCCGTGCTGTGCCAGCAGGCGCTTTGCCATGCGCGGGCAGGGGCAGACATCGTGGCTCCAAGTGACATGATGGATGGGCGCGTGGCCGCGATCCGCTCCGCGCTTGATGCCGCCGGTTTCCAAGCCGTCTCGATCATGAGCTACACAGCGAAGTATGCCAGCGCCTACTACGGGCCGTTTCGCGGAGCGTTGGATTCCGCACCGAAGGCTGGGGACAAGAAAACATATCAAATGGACCCCGCCAATGTGCGTGAAGCACTGCGCGAGGCCGCTCTCGACGAGGCGGAAGGCGCGGACATCCTCATGGTGAAGCCGGCGGGTCCGTATCTCGACATCATCGCGAAACTCCGCGCCGCCACCATGCTGCCGATCGCGGCTTATCAGGTGAGCGGCGAGTATCTGATGATCAAAGCCGGTGCAGCAGGTGGTTGGATCGACGAAACGAAGATCGTGAACGAATCGCTCATCGGAATCCGCCGTGCGGGCGCGGACATGATCCTGACGTATTTTGCCAAGCAGTGGGCGGCAGGCTGGAAGTAG
- a CDS encoding glycine zipper domain-containing protein: MKKTILTLLSAVSLVSCATGPNAQTGSVIGALGGAAVGGIIGNQSGRGLEGAAIGAGLGALGGNAIGNSKDQRNAQGQQGYYDRNGRWHPQQQQGYYDKYGNYRYY, translated from the coding sequence ATGAAAAAGACCATCCTCACACTCCTCTCCGCCGTGTCCTTGGTTTCCTGCGCCACTGGACCTAACGCACAGACCGGCTCTGTGATCGGCGCGCTCGGCGGTGCCGCAGTCGGCGGCATCATTGGCAATCAAAGTGGGCGCGGCCTCGAAGGGGCGGCGATCGGTGCCGGCCTCGGTGCTCTCGGCGGCAACGCCATTGGCAACTCCAAGGACCAGCGTAACGCCCAGGGACAGCAGGGATATTATGACCGCAACGGTCGCTGGCATCCCCAGCAGCAGCAGGGCTACTACGACAAGTACGGCAACTACCGCTACTACTAG
- a CDS encoding enolase C-terminal domain-like protein, whose translation MESPIYVHEYLLRSGVALNAASQRRVFAGALIRVNDGFGCVHPWPEFGDVPVEEQLRLLAEGVTTPVTAMALRCAEIDGAARRARVSLFEGLEIPRSHYSWSFATDTEPQMERVMAEGWPAIKAKGFANYGETIRFLEGCAKRLEAQGVRLRVDFNGVLDRLTFEKFIEFMPLRVYRALDFVEDPFPYDAETWEAVRQRWGVKLALDKGWKNGTHGFDAVVVKPARRDWRVVAQAHPERPLVLTSAMDHALGQMFAAYEAAVALSEGQAVDFCGLCTEHLFEKDEFFERVRSNGGFLEADRSGGGLGFGEVLEGLPWRRL comes from the coding sequence ATGGAATCGCCAATTTACGTTCACGAATACCTGCTGCGCAGCGGCGTGGCACTGAATGCGGCATCGCAGCGGCGGGTGTTTGCGGGGGCATTGATCCGGGTGAATGACGGATTCGGCTGCGTGCATCCGTGGCCGGAGTTTGGTGACGTGCCGGTGGAGGAGCAGCTTCGACTGCTGGCGGAAGGTGTGACAACACCGGTGACAGCGATGGCGCTGCGCTGCGCGGAGATCGACGGAGCGGCGCGACGTGCGCGTGTGAGCTTGTTTGAAGGATTGGAAATTCCGCGCAGCCATTACTCCTGGAGTTTTGCCACGGACACGGAGCCGCAGATGGAGCGCGTGATGGCGGAAGGCTGGCCGGCGATCAAGGCGAAGGGCTTTGCCAATTATGGCGAGACGATTCGCTTCCTGGAAGGCTGTGCGAAGCGGTTAGAGGCGCAGGGTGTTCGACTGCGAGTGGATTTCAACGGCGTGCTGGATCGGCTGACCTTCGAGAAGTTCATCGAGTTCATGCCGCTGCGAGTGTATCGCGCCTTGGATTTCGTGGAGGATCCGTTTCCGTATGATGCGGAGACCTGGGAGGCCGTGCGACAACGCTGGGGTGTGAAACTGGCGCTCGACAAGGGCTGGAAGAACGGAACGCATGGCTTTGATGCGGTGGTGGTGAAGCCGGCGCGGCGTGACTGGCGTGTGGTGGCGCAAGCGCATCCCGAAAGGCCGCTGGTGCTGACTTCGGCCATGGATCATGCGCTGGGGCAGATGTTTGCGGCCTACGAGGCGGCGGTGGCGCTGTCCGAGGGCCAGGCGGTGGATTTTTGCGGGCTCTGCACGGAGCATTTGTTCGAGAAGGACGAGTTCTTTGAGCGGGTGCGTTCAAACGGTGGCTTTTTGGAGGCGGACCGCAGTGGCGGCGGCTTGGGATTTGGCGAAGTCCTGGAGGGCCTGCCATGGAGACGTCTTTGA
- a CDS encoding tRNA (cytidine(34)-2'-O)-methyltransferase: MLHVVLFQPEIPHNTGAIGRLCLATGARLHLIKPLGFSLDDRQLKRAGLDYWQEVDVRVWDTWDDLRSDAPEDAAFYFIECQGEKKHWDADLTSREVYLVFGPETRGIPPSVIEKEHCLRIPMRGTRSLNLATAAGIVMYEALRQRRQTGITP; the protein is encoded by the coding sequence ATGCTGCACGTCGTTCTGTTTCAGCCCGAGATCCCGCACAACACCGGGGCCATCGGCCGCCTGTGCCTTGCCACGGGAGCGCGGTTGCATTTGATCAAACCGCTGGGCTTCAGCCTGGATGACCGGCAGTTGAAGCGGGCGGGGCTCGATTACTGGCAGGAAGTGGACGTTCGTGTGTGGGACACTTGGGACGATCTGCGCTCGGATGCACCTGAGGATGCCGCCTTCTATTTCATCGAATGCCAGGGTGAAAAAAAACACTGGGATGCCGATCTCACCTCACGCGAGGTCTATCTCGTCTTCGGTCCTGAAACGCGCGGCATTCCACCTTCGGTGATCGAAAAAGAGCACTGCCTGCGCATTCCGATGCGGGGAACTCGCAGCCTGAACCTGGCGACAGCGGCCGGAATCGTGATGTATGAGGCGCTGAGACAACGCAGGCAGACGGGCATCACACCTTGA
- a CDS encoding glycoside hydrolase family 75 protein: MSSEPSHTSAETDNNPPPSQWRQQPKRGCFSSFARLLLLLIILTGLLLPFTPFASKIKKGIQDIVESARSTKERIITRDVTRDVIKEVPVVKEVTKEVIKEVHPPLPDKYISRKDIDVATLFNGITVKTNLLTEQGSFASLERLDPESYKAEFQLSIRVPKANQTMVELSRINKHLPAILPGLDAMLPAAKVSGFYHKLYENKTSRVQNDLTRLNKILDRHNYYDTETILELTHPTTQRRTLLIQSEMDVVADGSDGDRMPTLSEYIYLSDYYQPFTSYAWAKTTKNPNPLLAKWEERLKKAQDEFALKGLSSARNRELSAIISTLKVEISEMKARSSLIAEKDPFVVISLLFRGYGDQNKFTPQIGDYAAVIHEGRIYPAICGDYGPSFKMGEASLLMAKTVNPKATPYIRPESDLKVTYLIFPGTAEKERSAPDLAKWREKCQTLLGEVGGIGSGYVLHTWEDPFKKPEPPATAPADGTSPTSTPTTAPAVTPGTTVPATPITPSATPDPTVPATSKSGEAKATTKAAPTKSSGTKSKETKKK, translated from the coding sequence ATGTCTTCGGAACCCTCCCACACCTCCGCTGAAACGGACAACAATCCCCCGCCCTCCCAATGGCGGCAGCAGCCCAAACGGGGCTGTTTCAGCTCGTTCGCCCGCTTGCTGCTGCTGCTGATCATCCTCACAGGCCTGCTGCTGCCTTTCACGCCCTTTGCCAGCAAGATCAAAAAGGGCATCCAGGACATCGTCGAATCCGCCCGTAGTACCAAGGAACGCATCATCACCCGCGACGTGACTCGTGATGTGATCAAAGAAGTGCCTGTCGTCAAAGAAGTGACCAAAGAAGTCATCAAGGAGGTCCACCCTCCCCTGCCCGACAAATACATCTCGCGCAAAGACATCGACGTCGCCACGCTCTTCAACGGCATCACCGTCAAAACCAACCTGCTCACCGAGCAGGGCAGCTTTGCCAGCCTCGAGCGCCTCGACCCCGAGTCCTACAAGGCCGAGTTCCAGCTCAGCATCCGCGTGCCGAAGGCGAACCAGACGATGGTCGAACTCAGCCGCATCAACAAGCACCTCCCCGCCATCCTGCCCGGACTCGATGCCATGCTGCCTGCGGCGAAAGTCTCCGGCTTCTACCACAAGCTCTACGAAAACAAAACCAGCCGTGTGCAGAACGACCTCACGCGCCTCAACAAAATCCTCGACCGCCACAACTACTACGACACCGAGACCATCCTCGAATTGACCCACCCCACCACGCAGCGCCGCACTTTGCTCATCCAGTCCGAGATGGACGTCGTCGCCGACGGCTCTGATGGCGACCGCATGCCGACGCTCTCCGAATACATCTACCTCTCCGACTACTACCAGCCCTTCACCAGCTACGCCTGGGCCAAGACCACCAAGAACCCCAATCCTCTCCTCGCCAAGTGGGAGGAACGCTTGAAAAAAGCACAGGATGAATTCGCCCTCAAAGGTCTCTCCTCCGCGCGCAACCGCGAACTCAGCGCCATCATCAGCACACTCAAAGTCGAAATCAGCGAGATGAAGGCCCGCAGCAGTCTCATCGCCGAAAAAGATCCCTTCGTCGTCATTTCCCTGCTCTTCCGCGGCTACGGCGATCAAAACAAATTCACACCGCAGATCGGCGACTACGCCGCCGTCATTCACGAAGGCCGGATTTACCCCGCCATCTGCGGCGACTACGGTCCCAGCTTCAAAATGGGCGAGGCCTCGCTCCTCATGGCCAAAACCGTCAATCCCAAGGCCACGCCATACATCCGGCCAGAGAGTGATCTCAAGGTCACCTACCTGATCTTCCCCGGCACCGCCGAAAAAGAACGCTCCGCCCCCGATCTCGCGAAGTGGCGGGAGAAATGCCAGACCTTGCTCGGCGAAGTCGGCGGCATCGGCTCCGGCTACGTGCTGCACACCTGGGAAGACCCGTTCAAGAAGCCTGAACCGCCTGCGACGGCTCCGGCAGATGGAACTAGCCCGACCAGCACGCCAACAACCGCTCCCGCAGTTACACCCGGCACAACTGTTCCCGCCACACCAATCACACCTTCTGCAACACCGGATCCAACTGTTCCCGCGACATCAAAATCGGGCGAAGCCAAGGCAACTACCAAAGCTGCTCCCACCAAATCAAGTGGCACCAAGTCGAAGGAGACAAAGAAAAAGTAA